The nucleotide sequence GCTACGTACGTCACCAGCCTCATCTGCGGATGAGCAGCAGTTTCCGTCAGGCCCCCTGGGCCGATTCCCCCGTGCGGAGGCACTGTTTATGGCTGCAATCACCTTCCAACTCAACGGAAAATCCCAGACCGTGGACGTGGACGGCGCCACTCCCCTGCTGTGGGTGCTGCGCGACACCCTGGCCCTGACCGGCACCAAGTTCGGCTGCGGCATGGGACTGTGCGGCGCCTGCACCGTGCACGTGGAGGGCGCGGCCACGCGCTCCTGCGTGACCCGGGTCGCCGAGGTGGCGGGCAAGCGCGTCACCACCATCGAAGGGCTCGCCGCCGCCGGCCAGCACCCCCTGCAGAAGGCCTGGATCGAGGAGCAGGTGCCGCAG is from Terriglobales bacterium and encodes:
- a CDS encoding (2Fe-2S)-binding protein — translated: MAAITFQLNGKSQTVDVDGATPLLWVLRDTLALTGTKFGCGMGLCGACTVHVEGAATRSCVTRVAEVAGKRVTTIEGLAAAGQHPLQKAWIEEQVPQCGYCQSGQIMTAAELLQRKPHPTDAEIREAMAGNLCRCGTYLRIQRAIQRAAATGGAR